Proteins found in one Coffea eugenioides isolate CCC68of chromosome 5, Ceug_1.0, whole genome shotgun sequence genomic segment:
- the LOC113771857 gene encoding ATP-dependent DNA helicase PIF1-like codes for MKQLFSSALATLRYYSSATYHSTKWSKNRYNYKSKWGGLSSPIKPKTRWTNEQSQVLNKSKMNSPKMPRKPRMKWTDEQTQVLNAILEGKSVFVSGSAGTGKTALLEHVIKKLKKIHGRSQVFVTASTGVAACALNGMTLHSFAGTGLGGVDRASLLTRVLSDRRAYRRWIKAKVLVMDESSMIEADFFNDLEFIASEIRGQDPLLKGKVWGGIQLVVSGDFFQLPPVLKKKKKKGAKVFAFEADCWNASFDLQIELTKVFRQSEADLVKLLQGIRRGESDPEDLQILKQRCFSSEEDPSAVQLFPRNEDVNRVNKKHLQSLGEQIFVYSAVDSGEEPSKKQLRSGIAPDQLELCKGARVMLCKNINPWLKLVNGATGTIIDFHDKIDAFYESAGNCDDSDIHSICSDGYLLPVVKFDSGQVLKIGLETWVVMDGERVVAKRKQIPLILAWALSIHKCQGMTLDRLHTDLRRAFGCGMVYVALSRVKTLDGLHLSGFNPSKIEADPKVLQFYQNLSSSRY; via the coding sequence ATGAAGCAGTTGTTCTCCTCTGCTTTAGCAACATTGAGGTATTATTCGAGTGCCACTTACCATAGCACAAAATGGAGCAAAAATAGATATAACTACAAGAGCAAATGGGGTGGTCTTTCTTCCCCTATAAAGCCGAAGACGAGGTGGACTAATGAGCAATCTCAAGTCTTAAACAAGAGCAAAATGAATTCTCCTAAAATGCCTAGAAAGCCTAGAATGAAGTGGACTGATGAGCAAACACAAGTCTTGAATGCCATTCTCGAGGGAAAGTCTGTATTTGTCAGTGGATCAGCAGGGACCGGTAAAACTGCTTTGCTTGAGCATGTTataaagaaactcaagaaaattCATGGTCGATCCCAGGTTTTTGTGACAGCTTCCACAGGAGTTGCTGCTTGTGCCCTTAATGGTATGACCCTTCACTCATTTGCAGGCACTGGTCTCGGTGGTGTTGATCGTGCAAGTTTGCTAACTAGGGTTCTTTCAGATAGGAGGGCATATCGGAGGTGGATCAAGGCCAAAGTGCTAGTCATGGATGAAAGTAGCATGATTGAGGCTGACTTCTTCAATGATCTTGAGTTCATAGCCAGTGAGATACGGGGTCAGGATCCTTTGTTGAAGGGAAAGGTTTGGGGTGGAATACAGCTAGTTGTGAGTGGTGACTTTTTCCAATTACCTCCTGTTctcaaaaagaagaagaagaagggtgCCAAAGTATTTGCATTTGAAGCTGATTGCTGGAATGCAAGTTTTGATTTGCAAATTGAGCTCACAAAGGTTTTCCGGCAATCAGAGGCTGATCTTGTGAAATTACTGCAGGGAATACGTAGAGGAGAGAGTGACCCTGAGGACCTTCAGATATTAAAACAACGATGCTTCTCATCAGAGGAGGATCCTTCAGCTGTACAGCTGTTCCCGAGGAATGAAGATGTCAATAGGGTGAACAAGAAGCACCTGCAAAGCTTAGGCgagcaaatttttgtttattctGCTGTTGACAGTGGTGAAGAGCCATCAAAGAAGCAGCTTAGATCAGGAATTGCACCTGATCAGCTTGAGCTCTGCAAAGGTGCGAGGGTGATGCTCTGCAAAAATATAAACCCTTGGCTTAAACTTGTGAATGGGGCTACTGGTACTATCATAGATTTTCATGACAAAATTGATGCTTTTTATGAAAGTGCTGGGAACTGTGATGATAGTGATATTCACTCCATATGCAGTGATGGTTACTTACTACCTGTAGTAAAATTTGACTCTGGACAAGTACTTAAGATTGGTTTAGAAACATGGGTTGTAATGGATGGAGAAAGGGTTGTTGCTAAGCGAAAGCAGATACCCCTCATACTGGCTTGGGCACTAAGCATTCACAAATGTCAGGGAATGACTCTTGACCGCCTTCACACAGACCTCCGTCGGGCTTTTGGCTGTGGAATGGTCTATGTTGCGCTTTCACGGGTGAAAACGTTGGATGGACTTCATTTATCTGGTTTTAATCCTTCTAAGATCGAGGCAGACCCAAAGGTTCTGCAATTCTATCAGAATCTTTCAAGTTCACGATATTAG